The Streptomyces sp. RKAG293 genome includes a region encoding these proteins:
- a CDS encoding prephenate dehydrogenase, which translates to MRTALVIGTGLMGTSAALALVSRGVEVYLEDHDPSVARTAAALGAGSALPPEGQVDLVVVAVPPAHVAATLADAQRRGLARGYLDVASVKAGPRRDLQALGCDLSRYIGTHPMAGRERSGPLAGTADLFEGRPWVLTPTRETETEVLNLALELVALCRAVPVVMDADEHDRAVALVSHTPQLVSSMVAARLQHAEDTAVRLCGQGIRDVTRIAGSEPGMWMDILAANPGPVADVLAEVATDLTGTVEALRGLQSADGEKRRTGAAGIEDILLRGNAGRDRVPGKHGTAPKAYEVVAVLIGDQPGELARIFADAGAAGVNIEDVRIEHSTGQQAGRVQLMVEPAAAPALTTALRDRGWSIRS; encoded by the coding sequence GTGAGGACCGCCCTGGTCATCGGAACCGGCCTGATGGGCACCTCCGCCGCGCTCGCCCTCGTCTCGCGCGGCGTCGAGGTGTACCTGGAGGACCACGACCCGTCCGTCGCGCGCACCGCCGCCGCCCTCGGCGCGGGCAGCGCGCTGCCCCCCGAGGGCCAGGTCGACCTCGTCGTCGTCGCCGTACCGCCGGCGCACGTGGCGGCCACCCTCGCCGACGCGCAGCGCCGCGGCCTGGCCCGCGGCTACCTCGACGTGGCCAGCGTCAAGGCCGGTCCGCGCCGCGATCTGCAGGCGCTGGGCTGCGACCTGTCCCGCTACATCGGTACGCACCCGATGGCGGGCCGTGAGCGCTCCGGCCCGCTGGCCGGCACCGCCGACCTCTTCGAGGGCCGCCCGTGGGTGCTGACCCCCACCCGGGAGACCGAGACCGAGGTGCTCAACCTCGCCCTGGAACTCGTCGCCCTGTGCCGCGCCGTGCCGGTGGTGATGGACGCCGACGAGCACGACCGGGCCGTCGCGCTCGTCTCGCACACCCCGCAGCTGGTCTCCAGCATGGTCGCGGCCCGGCTGCAGCACGCCGAGGACACCGCGGTGCGGCTGTGCGGGCAGGGCATCCGTGACGTCACCCGTATCGCCGGATCGGAACCCGGCATGTGGATGGACATCCTGGCCGCCAACCCCGGCCCGGTGGCCGATGTGCTCGCCGAGGTCGCCACCGACCTGACCGGCACCGTCGAGGCGCTGCGCGGGCTGCAGTCCGCCGACGGGGAGAAGCGCCGCACCGGCGCCGCCGGCATCGAGGACATCCTGCTGCGCGGCAACGCCGGCCGGGACCGGGTCCCCGGCAAGCACGGCACGGCCCCCAAGGCCTACGAGGTCGTCGCGGTGCTCATCGGCGACCAGCCGGGCGAGCTGGCGCGGATCTTCGCCGACGCGGGCGCGGCCGGCGTGAACATCGAGGACGTCCGCATCGAGCACTCGACGGGCCAGCAGGCCGGCCGGGTGCAGCTCATGGTGGAGCCGGCGGCGGCGCCGGCCCTGACGACCGCGCTGCGTGACCGGGGCTGGTCCATCCGCTCCTGA